The following are from one region of the Phycisphaerales bacterium genome:
- the recJ gene encoding single-stranded-DNA-specific exonuclease RecJ — MPPTAAQTERPELRGLTCRWRVHEPAGVLDASLPPLVARVLAGRTHLGGSVLEPKLTGLHDPSDIPDLDRAAAMLLEAGRSGETIAIYGDYDVDGTTGSAILHHIFAELCPNVKVLHFVPHRLRDGYGVHVGAVERLAAEGAKVIVTVDCGITAIEPARRARELGVRLVITDHHNPPARVEDLPQADAVVHPGRPDSSYPFAGLCGAGVAFKLAWRMATMAGEGGRAAAGPRSLLLDLLPLAALGTVADVSPLIDENRILVTHGLALMRRTRVRGLAVLAERCVREQRAIGVGDLGFRLGPRINALGRVAQADEAIELLTTSDEDRIVSICETMDELNQQRQSIEKLIVDQACAQVEHFGMDQDERRAIVLAHEDWHPGVIGIACSRLVERYHRPVVLLQRDGDVCRGSGRSIPGFNLHGAIAACGDAVDSFGGHDAAIGLKVLPDRFSEFSDALIAHANEHISVDELTPEVRIDTDAGLDELDEATIGMLERIGPFGRGNPTPRLRVRGVRVAQAPILMGSSGAHVSVLVRDAGGMVLKLVGWGWGRHAEHIRNGETLDVVITPRVEEYRGRRSVRGEIADVRTAD; from the coding sequence ATGCCCCCCACCGCAGCCCAGACCGAGCGGCCCGAGCTTCGCGGCCTGACCTGCCGCTGGCGTGTCCACGAGCCTGCGGGGGTGCTCGACGCCTCGCTGCCACCGCTGGTGGCGCGGGTGCTGGCCGGGCGGACTCACCTTGGCGGTTCGGTGCTGGAGCCCAAGCTGACGGGCCTGCACGATCCTTCGGACATCCCGGATCTGGATCGGGCGGCGGCCATGCTGCTCGAGGCGGGGCGGTCGGGCGAAACCATCGCCATCTACGGCGACTACGACGTGGACGGCACGACGGGCTCGGCCATCCTCCATCACATCTTCGCCGAGTTGTGCCCCAACGTGAAGGTGCTGCACTTCGTGCCACATCGCCTGCGGGATGGCTACGGCGTGCACGTTGGCGCGGTGGAACGGCTCGCGGCCGAGGGAGCGAAGGTCATCGTCACGGTGGACTGCGGAATCACGGCCATCGAGCCCGCCCGCCGTGCGAGGGAACTGGGCGTTCGGCTGGTGATCACCGACCATCACAACCCGCCGGCACGGGTCGAGGACCTGCCCCAGGCCGATGCCGTGGTGCATCCGGGCAGGCCCGACTCGTCGTACCCGTTCGCCGGTTTGTGTGGCGCCGGCGTTGCGTTCAAGCTGGCGTGGCGCATGGCCACCATGGCGGGCGAGGGTGGTCGGGCGGCCGCGGGGCCGAGATCGCTGCTCCTGGACCTGCTGCCGCTGGCGGCGCTGGGCACGGTGGCGGACGTCTCGCCGCTGATCGATGAGAATCGCATCCTGGTCACCCACGGTCTTGCGTTGATGCGGCGCACGCGAGTACGCGGGCTGGCCGTTCTCGCCGAGCGCTGCGTGCGCGAGCAACGGGCCATCGGCGTGGGTGACCTGGGCTTTCGGCTCGGTCCGCGCATCAATGCGCTGGGCCGCGTGGCGCAGGCTGACGAGGCGATCGAGTTGCTCACCACGAGCGATGAAGACAGGATCGTTTCGATCTGTGAGACCATGGATGAGCTGAATCAGCAGCGGCAGTCCATCGAGAAGCTGATCGTCGATCAGGCATGCGCGCAGGTCGAGCACTTTGGCATGGACCAGGACGAACGCCGGGCGATCGTGCTGGCTCACGAAGACTGGCACCCGGGCGTAATCGGGATCGCGTGCTCACGCCTGGTGGAGCGATACCACCGGCCGGTCGTCCTGCTCCAGCGGGATGGGGACGTGTGTCGCGGCAGCGGCCGGAGCATCCCGGGGTTTAACCTGCACGGGGCCATCGCGGCGTGCGGGGATGCGGTTGATTCGTTCGGTGGCCATGACGCCGCGATCGGGTTGAAGGTCTTGCCGGACCGTTTCAGTGAATTCTCGGACGCGCTCATTGCGCATGCGAACGAGCACATCTCGGTTGATGAATTGACACCCGAGGTCCGCATCGATACGGACGCAGGCCTTGACGAACTGGACGAAGCAACCATCGGGATGCTGGAGAGGATCGGGCCGTTCGGCCGGGGGAATCCGACGCCGCGGCTCCGCGTGAGAGGCGTGCGCGTAGCCCAGGCTCCGATCTTGATGGGCTCGTCGGGCGCCCACGTATCGGTGCTGGTGCGCGATGCGGGCGGGATGGTGCTCAAGCTCGTGGGCTGGGGTTGGGGGCGCCACGCCGAGCACATCCGCAACGGCGAAACCCTGGACGTGGTGATCACGCCCAGGGTCGAGGAATACCGTGGTCGCCGATCGGTTCGCGGCGAGATCGCCGACGTTCGAACGGCTGATTAA
- a CDS encoding SpoIIE family protein phosphatase, with product MATATFTTEFAQEFDVETGRLLRRRFMWFLAATLGLWLFGLFGLMLMWAQPSDFPLSTKLGMTGIAVVDIGVYVWFFQRVRRSRPDKATLLKLTRMLLIYIGVMSLVGALFRLPGAEALGYVPQPTMAFGFSFFMASIFLPWSPQEVYKTVGLVLGLHAVAYIAMHLPPTLGWLWLAFFPAFVAPGFAVCAVKHSSRMRAYKMRFLSTRYGEVRREMTDARRIHEDLFPEPRDVGDMVFRYTYQPMRQIGGDFLFFHESPGIEGRVPVNLVLLDVTGHGLAAALTVNRLHGELERIYAEDPHAEPGHVLALLNRYVHLTLAQHSIYASAVCLRIDPTTNELTYANAGHPPMFLRGVDGTIDELDSTAIVLGACLPEDFHADPQTHTFMPGDMLIAYTDGAMEARDDRGKCIGRSWLTAMMTMAGCEPGDWPRRIIGELDARRSGPPEDDTLVIELQRRLSTRAGRLQQAQGEAQGQHA from the coding sequence ATGGCCACCGCCACCTTTACTACCGAGTTCGCCCAGGAGTTCGACGTCGAGACGGGTCGGCTGTTGCGTCGTCGGTTCATGTGGTTCCTCGCGGCGACGCTCGGCCTCTGGCTGTTCGGCCTGTTCGGGCTGATGCTCATGTGGGCTCAGCCGAGCGACTTTCCACTGAGCACCAAGCTGGGCATGACCGGCATCGCCGTGGTCGACATCGGCGTCTACGTCTGGTTCTTCCAGCGCGTCCGCCGCAGCCGGCCCGACAAGGCGACGCTGCTGAAGCTGACGCGGATGCTGCTGATCTACATCGGCGTCATGAGCCTGGTCGGCGCGCTGTTCCGCCTGCCCGGCGCCGAGGCGCTGGGCTACGTACCCCAGCCGACGATGGCCTTCGGCTTCTCGTTCTTCATGGCCAGCATCTTCCTGCCCTGGTCGCCCCAGGAGGTCTACAAGACGGTGGGGCTCGTGCTCGGGCTGCACGCCGTGGCCTACATCGCCATGCACCTGCCACCCACGCTGGGCTGGCTCTGGCTGGCGTTCTTCCCCGCGTTCGTTGCGCCAGGTTTCGCGGTGTGCGCCGTCAAGCACTCAAGCCGAATGCGGGCGTACAAGATGCGATTCCTCTCGACCCGCTACGGCGAAGTCCGCCGCGAGATGACCGACGCCCGCCGCATCCACGAAGACCTCTTCCCCGAACCACGCGACGTGGGCGACATGGTCTTCCGCTACACCTACCAGCCCATGCGACAGATCGGCGGCGACTTCCTCTTCTTCCACGAGAGCCCGGGCATCGAGGGCCGCGTCCCGGTCAACCTTGTCCTCCTTGACGTCACCGGCCACGGCCTGGCCGCCGCACTCACCGTCAATCGCCTGCACGGCGAGCTCGAACGCATCTACGCCGAAGATCCCCACGCCGAGCCGGGCCACGTGCTGGCCCTGCTGAACCGCTACGTGCACCTCACACTCGCCCAGCACAGCATTTATGCCTCGGCGGTCTGCCTGCGCATCGACCCGACGACCAACGAGCTCACCTACGCCAACGCCGGCCACCCGCCCATGTTCCTGCGCGGCGTCGACGGCACGATCGACGAGCTCGATTCGACGGCCATCGTCCTGGGCGCCTGCCTGCCGGAAGACTTCCATGCCGACCCGCAGACCCACACGTTCATGCCCGGCGACATGCTCATTGCCTACACCGACGGCGCGATGGAAGCCCGCGACGACCGGGGCAAGTGCATCGGTCGCTCGTGGTTGACCGCCATGATGACCATGGCCGGCTGCGAACCGGGCGATTGGCCCCGCCGCATCATCGGCGAGCTCGACGCGCGGCGGAGCGGTCCGCCAGAGGACGACACCCTGGTCATCGAGCTACAACGCCGCCTCTCGACCCGTGCCGGCAGGCTCCAACAGGCCCAGGGGGAGGCGCAGGGGCAGCATGCATGA
- a CDS encoding cob(I)yrinic acid a,c-diamide adenosyltransferase, producing the protein MVKLNKIYTRTGDDGSTGLGDGSRVAKADPRVEAYGTTDEANAALGLAVIACRDAGQPTAGLVTILESLQHDLFDCGADLCTPVKDDGKEGERLRVTPGQVDRLEDLIDRFNADLAPLTSFVLPGGTRAAAALHLARTIVRRAERLAAVVLESQPDETNPIVIRYLNRLSDLLFVLGRVANTDGDVLWKPGANRETDHPST; encoded by the coding sequence ATGGTCAAGCTCAACAAGATTTATACCCGCACGGGCGACGACGGCAGCACGGGCCTGGGCGATGGTTCCCGCGTAGCCAAGGCCGACCCGCGCGTCGAGGCCTACGGCACCACCGACGAGGCCAACGCGGCCCTGGGGCTGGCCGTCATTGCGTGCCGAGACGCCGGCCAGCCGACGGCAGGGTTGGTCACCATTCTCGAGAGCCTCCAGCACGACCTATTTGATTGCGGGGCCGACCTGTGCACGCCCGTGAAGGACGACGGCAAAGAGGGCGAGCGCCTTCGGGTAACCCCGGGCCAGGTCGACCGCCTCGAAGACCTCATCGATCGCTTCAACGCCGACCTGGCGCCCCTGACGAGCTTCGTGCTGCCCGGTGGAACGCGGGCCGCTGCGGCCCTGCACCTGGCCCGCACCATCGTCCGCAGGGCCGAGCGCCTTGCCGCGGTCGTGCTCGAGTCCCAGCCCGACGAAACGAACCCGATCGTAATCCGATACCTCAATAGGCTGAGCGACCTGCTCTTCGTATTGGGCCGCGTCGCCAACACCGACGGCGACGTGCTCTGGAAGCCCGGCGCAAACCGCGAGACGGACCACCCCTCGACCTGA